Proteins encoded together in one Patescibacteria group bacterium window:
- a CDS encoding SAM-dependent methyltransferase produces MKKKIIKESSSFRDPSGQVFYQDREIYRQVNNSYKDDYDLLIKSGLYQRLVKEKLLISHQEINPKQFASRGVYKVIKPQLIPFISYPYEWCFSQLKDTALVTLKIQKIAFEYGMSLKDASAYNLQFLKGQPILIDTLSFEKHEEGKPWVAYRQFCQHFLAPLALMSLTDVRLNQLLKVYLDGLPLDLVVKLLPKKTWFNLSLLAHLHLHAKSQKHLAGKKVSLQQRRMKTGNQAFVSLINNLEATIKKLDWRETKTEWQDYYSATNYSRKAFAHKKQLVKKYLNQVKPDSVWDLGANTGEFSRLALKRRVQVMAFDFDPNTVEKNYLQVRKKKEKNLLPLLFDLTNPSPSLGWANEERKSLKERGPAAMVLALALVHHLAISNNLPLGKIAQFFHQIGKSLIIEFVPKTDSQVQRLLLNREDIFTDYTQANFEKEFKRFFTLQEKSVIKDSQRILYLMT; encoded by the coding sequence ATGAAGAAAAAAATTATTAAAGAATCAAGCTCTTTTAGAGATCCGAGTGGTCAGGTTTTTTATCAGGACAGAGAGATCTACAGACAGGTTAACAATTCTTATAAAGATGATTACGACCTTTTGATCAAATCTGGACTTTATCAAAGATTAGTTAAAGAAAAGTTATTGATTTCTCATCAGGAAATTAATCCTAAACAGTTTGCTTCTCGAGGAGTTTATAAAGTCATTAAACCCCAATTAATTCCTTTTATTTCTTATCCTTATGAATGGTGCTTTAGTCAATTAAAAGACACGGCTTTGGTGACTCTTAAAATTCAAAAAATTGCTTTTGAATACGGGATGTCTCTAAAAGACGCTAGTGCTTATAATCTTCAATTTCTTAAGGGTCAGCCAATTCTAATCGACACGCTTTCTTTTGAAAAACATGAGGAGGGTAAACCTTGGGTAGCTTATCGTCAATTTTGCCAGCATTTTCTGGCGCCCCTGGCTTTAATGAGTTTAACTGATGTTCGTTTAAATCAATTACTAAAGGTCTATCTTGATGGTTTGCCTTTAGATTTAGTGGTTAAACTTTTACCTAAAAAAACTTGGTTTAATTTATCTCTCCTTGCTCATCTTCACCTTCACGCTAAGAGTCAAAAACACTTGGCTGGTAAAAAGGTTTCTTTACAGCAAAGAAGAATGAAAACCGGTAATCAGGCTTTTGTATCCTTAATTAATAATTTGGAAGCAACCATTAAAAAATTAGACTGGCGAGAAACTAAAACAGAATGGCAAGATTATTATTCGGCGACTAATTATTCTCGAAAGGCTTTTGCTCATAAGAAACAATTAGTTAAAAAGTATTTGAATCAAGTTAAACCTGATTCTGTTTGGGATTTAGGGGCTAATACCGGTGAATTTAGTCGTTTGGCTTTGAAAAGAAGGGTTCAGGTAATGGCTTTTGATTTTGATCCGAATACAGTTGAAAAAAATTATCTTCAGGTCAGGAAAAAGAAAGAAAAGAATCTATTACCACTTCTATTTGATTTAACTAATCCCAGTCCTAGTTTGGGTTGGGCTAATGAAGAAAGAAAATCCTTGAAGGAACGCGGTCCGGCGGCAATGGTTTTAGCTTTAGCTCTGGTTCATCATCTGGCAATTTCTAATAATCTGCCTTTAGGTAAAATTGCTCAATTTTTTCATCAAATTGGCAAGTCTTTGATTATTGAATTTGTACCGAAAACTGATTCTCAGGTTCAACGACTTTTGCTTAATCGAGAAGATATTTTTACTGATTACACCCAGGCAAATTTTGAAAAAGAATTCAAGCGGTTTTTTACTCTTCAGGAGAAGTCAGTCATTAAGGATTCTCAAAGAATTCTCTATCTAATGACTTAA